Genomic segment of Streptomyces zhihengii:
CCGCGGAAGCGGAACCCGGTGTTGTCGTAGGCGCCGTTGACGTCCGCCTGCCAGAAGTCCAGCAGCGTGTTCGCGACGGGACGGCACGCCAGACCGAAGACGTACCCGGTGACGGTGAGCCGGGTGCCGGGGGTGCCCGGGTCCAGCAGCGAGGTGCGGCGCGGCGAGTTGGGCTTGAAGTAGGGGCCCTCCATCTGCGGCGGCGTCGGGTCGTCTCCGTCGTCGCACTCGGGGGTGAGCTCCGGCGTTCCGCCGGCCGTGCCCGCGGTGCGGGCCAGCGCCGGGACGCCCATCAGCACCGCCGGGGCCGCGACGGACGCGGCGAGCGCGGCGCGCAGCACGGTCTTGCGGCTGGGGTGACGGGCGGGTGCGCCCTGTTCCGCCGGGGGTGACGCCTCGCCGGGGGTGGCGCCGCCGGGGGTGGTCTCGCCGTCCATGCCTGCTCCTTGTGGGGGCTTCGGGGATCGGCACCGAACCTAGGCGCGGGGCTCCGGGCGGGCGATGGACTCGATCCGGTGTTCGTGGTGAATTTCCCCGCCGGCGTCCGCGCCCCGCCGGAAGTCACCGGGGCTGACGCCGGTCTCCCTGCGGAAGAAGCGGCAGAAGTACGCCGGATCCGAGAAGCCGACCCGCCCGGCGACCTGGCGTACCGACATGTCGGTGCGTGCCAGCAGCCGTTGCGCCTCGTGGGTGCGGGCGGCCCGGACCAGTTCCCCCGGGGTGCGGCCGGTGGCGGTCTTGACCGCCTCGGTCAGATAGCCGGCCGTGACGCCGATCCGGCCGGCGCAGGCGCCGACGGACCACAGCTCCGGGTCGGCTCCGCCGATCAGCCGGACGAACTCCGCGGCCACCGCGCCGGCCCGGCCCGGGCCGGCCGAGGGGGCGGGCCGGTGCCCGGGCGGCGGGGCGGCGCTCACCGGCATCCGGGATGCCCGCACCACCAGCACATGGAGCAGGGCGCGCAGCACGGAGTCGAAGCCCCGGGCCCCGCGCCCGTACTCGTCGGCGAGTTCGGCGACGAGCCGGGTGACGCCCGAGTGCCCGGCCTCGTCCAGGGTCAGCCAGGGCCGCTCGCCGAGTCCCCGCAGCAGGTCCCGGTCGCCGGGGTGGTCGCGCAGGAAGCCGTCGGTGAAGAGGACCACGGAGCCGTCCAGTCGGCGCGCGTCCTCCCAGTGGTGGACCTGGCCCGGCGCGATCACGCACAGATGGGGCGGCGCCAGCTCCCAGCGGGCCAGGTCCACGACATGGGCGCCGGTGCCGCCGGTGACGTGGACGATCTCCCAGAAGGTGTGCCGGTGCGGGAAGTCGGCCCGCGACATCGGGCCGATGGTGTCGAAGGTGCCGATCGCGAAGGGCATCGCGTTCGGCATCGGCACCTCCAGCCGGTGCATGGGCAGGGTGCCCTCCCGGGGCGCCCTGCACGGGGTGGTCCCCGGTGTCACGGTGGTGCCGCGCATCGTCTCGCTCCCTCGCCGACGGGCCATTGGTCCGGACCTGTTGGGGCGGCCACACCCTGCCACGCGCCGCCCCTGCACGGAACGGGGCCGCGGGCCCGCGGGCCGCCGCCGGGGGTGGCAGATCTTGCCCTCCCTCTCGCGAAGACGCAGGTCAGCGCGGTGCCGACAGGGCCTCAGGTGGCGCAATACTGTGGCAACACCATGGCGCGCACCGCATCGGTAGGGTCCGTCGCATGCCAGCCGAACGCATCCGTGAGCACGCAGTGCCCGTCGCCGCCGCCCGTCGGCGACGGCTGCGCGCGGACCAGGCGCGGCAGCTCGCGGATCTGCTGCGGCACCAGATCCGCACCTCCGGCTTCCCCGGCGGCGTCCTCCCCCTGGAGGGCACCATCGGGGCCGACTACCGGGTGTCGCGCAACACCGTCCGCCAGGCACTGGACCTGCTGCGGGCGGAGGGGCTGATCGAACGGCAGCCCGGTGTCGGCACGGTGGTGGTCGCCGAGAAGTACCCGCACGGTCTCGACCGCCTGATGGGCCTCGCCGAGACCCTCCGCGAACACGGCACCGTCACCAACGAGGTGCGCACCGCGGGGCCGGTCACCGCGCCCGGTCCGGTGGCCCGGCGGCTGGGCGTCGCCGAGCACTCCGAGGTGCTCTACA
This window contains:
- a CDS encoding helix-turn-helix transcriptional regulator, which codes for MRGTTVTPGTTPCRAPREGTLPMHRLEVPMPNAMPFAIGTFDTIGPMSRADFPHRHTFWEIVHVTGGTGAHVVDLARWELAPPHLCVIAPGQVHHWEDARRLDGSVVLFTDGFLRDHPGDRDLLRGLGERPWLTLDEAGHSGVTRLVAELADEYGRGARGFDSVLRALLHVLVVRASRMPVSAAPPPGHRPAPSAGPGRAGAVAAEFVRLIGGADPELWSVGACAGRIGVTAGYLTEAVKTATGRTPGELVRAARTHEAQRLLARTDMSVRQVAGRVGFSDPAYFCRFFRRETGVSPGDFRRGADAGGEIHHEHRIESIARPEPRA
- a CDS encoding GntR family transcriptional regulator, which encodes MPAERIREHAVPVAAARRRRLRADQARQLADLLRHQIRTSGFPGGVLPLEGTIGADYRVSRNTVRQALDLLRAEGLIERQPGVGTVVVAEKYPHGLDRLMGLAETLREHGTVTNEVRTAGPVTAPGPVARRLGVAEHSEVLYIERLRRLGGLPLSLDLTYVPMDIGSGLLDCDLEHNDVFRLLERLTGQPLGTADITLEAVNADAHSAAVLQAPRGAAVLMLERLTHLRDGRPVDLEFIRFRGDRIAMSGLLHRAR